A region of Fimbriimonadaceae bacterium DNA encodes the following proteins:
- the pstA gene encoding Phosphate transport system permease protein PstA yields the protein METLVLQHSDLTARDRARKRADGLWAGSISLVGIAVALMILCLIGYIVARGLPAMTWEFLSQPPIEGMSRGGIWPMIRGSLLLMAGTLIIVLPIGILGGICLAEYAGQNAITRLMRACVTSLAGTPSIIYGLFGLAIFVIMMKMGVSLMAGWLTLSLLALPVIILSTEQAIKAVPDSLVEGSLALGLSRWQTMAKVVLPNAMPGILTGVVLSTGRAAGEAPPILLTAGIYFSSGPLVFGWETLHQPVANLPYHLAEGYRQGGVIPERIIWGTCLSLLLLVLFINLGAIIVRSRLRKFAQS from the coding sequence ATGGAGACATTAGTTTTGCAACACTCGGATCTCACGGCCCGGGACCGGGCACGGAAGCGGGCGGACGGGCTATGGGCCGGCTCAATCTCCCTGGTGGGCATCGCCGTCGCCCTGATGATCCTCTGCCTGATCGGCTACATCGTAGCAAGGGGCCTGCCCGCGATGACGTGGGAGTTCCTTTCCCAGCCGCCGATCGAGGGGATGTCAAGAGGCGGAATCTGGCCGATGATCCGCGGCTCGCTGCTGCTGATGGCAGGCACGCTGATCATTGTCCTGCCTATCGGCATCTTGGGAGGCATCTGTCTGGCCGAATATGCCGGGCAGAACGCGATCACACGCTTGATGCGAGCTTGCGTAACGAGTTTGGCCGGTACGCCTTCGATCATTTATGGCCTCTTTGGCCTGGCGATCTTCGTCATTATGATGAAAATGGGGGTCAGCCTTATGGCGGGTTGGTTGACATTGTCCCTCCTGGCGCTGCCCGTCATCATTCTCTCCACCGAGCAAGCGATCAAGGCCGTCCCGGATTCCTTGGTGGAGGGTTCTCTGGCCCTGGGTCTTTCACGATGGCAGACGATGGCCAAGGTGGTTTTGCCGAATGCAATGCCGGGCATCCTGACTGGGGTCGTGCTCTCGACGGGGAGGGCGGCGGGCGAGGCGCCACCGATTCTCCTCACCGCCGGCATCTACTTTTCGAGCGGTCCCCTGGTGTTCGGTTGGGAGACGCTTCACCAACCCGTGGCTAATCTGCCCTATCACCTAGCCGAAGGCTATCGCCAGGGCGGCGTGATTCCGGAGCGGATCATTTGGGGCACATGCCTTAGCCTTCTGCTACTTGTTCTCTTCATCAATCTCGGCGCCATCATCGTGCGCTCTCGACTCCGTAAATTCGCCCAAAGCTGA
- the pstS gene encoding Phosphate-binding protein PstS, with amino-acid sequence MKVRLGLLLLAGATAALASVLPLQQVSIKGSDTLLVLNQRWAEAYGKKAGGNIAVTGGGSSIGINAFINGTTEICASSRPIRKSEVDRARSRGSVVNEIPVALDGLAIVVHPSNPVKSLTMDQLRRIYIGQITNWKQVGGDDEAMVVFSRDSNSGTYGFFQQNVLRNQNWGKGVRFLPSTSEEAREVARTAGGIAYGGVAYFKKGTVKIIPIAAKEGAEPMYPSEANVRSRKYPIWRYLYYYTNGKPKGETAKFINWALSAEGQAIVEQVGYYSVK; translated from the coding sequence ATGAAAGTAAGACTTGGATTGTTACTTCTGGCTGGAGCGACTGCCGCTCTGGCGAGCGTCCTGCCCCTGCAGCAAGTGTCGATCAAGGGATCGGACACGTTGCTGGTCTTGAACCAGCGCTGGGCGGAGGCGTATGGCAAGAAGGCCGGCGGAAACATCGCCGTTACCGGCGGCGGTTCGTCGATCGGTATCAACGCCTTCATCAACGGTACGACAGAGATCTGCGCCTCGTCACGCCCGATCCGCAAAAGCGAAGTGGACCGCGCCCGCAGCCGCGGTTCGGTCGTGAACGAGATTCCGGTTGCGCTCGATGGGCTGGCGATCGTCGTCCACCCGAGCAACCCGGTCAAGTCGCTGACGATGGATCAGCTGCGCCGCATCTACATCGGCCAGATAACCAACTGGAAGCAGGTAGGCGGTGACGACGAGGCGATGGTGGTCTTCAGCCGGGACTCCAACTCAGGCACTTATGGCTTCTTTCAGCAAAACGTCCTGCGCAACCAAAACTGGGGCAAGGGCGTGCGCTTCCTGCCCTCCACCAGCGAGGAGGCACGCGAAGTGGCGCGCACGGCCGGCGGCATCGCCTATGGCGGCGTGGCCTACTTCAAGAAGGGAACCGTGAAGATCATTCCTATCGCGGCCAAGGAGGGCGCGGAGCCGATGTATCCGAGCGAAGCCAACGTCCGATCGCGGAAGTATCCGATCTGGCGCTACCTCTACTACTACACGAACGGAAAGCCGAAAGGAGAGACCGCCAAGTTCATCAACTGGGCGCTATCGGCGGAAGGACAGGCCATTGTCGAGCAGGTTGGCTATTACAGCGTTAAGTAG
- the pstB3 gene encoding Phosphate import ATP-binding protein PstB 3 has protein sequence MQVKTDTSTAVSVRDLDVFYGEKQALHRIHVEIAHRQVTSLIGPSGCGKSTFLRTLNRMNDRIPGFRARGSIRVLGRDPYERKTDLLSLRRNVGMVFQKPNPFPKTIFENVALGPRMHYGMKGSELEGIVESALREAALWGEVKDDLRRKSGLALSGGQQQRLCIARMLAVKPEVILMDEPCSALDPISTAKIEELIVKLSQDHTLVVVTHNLQQAERISHHAAFFMFGELVEAGESRQVFNDPTHASTKDYVSGRFG, from the coding sequence ATGCAAGTAAAAACCGACACGTCCACTGCCGTTTCCGTTCGCGACCTCGACGTCTTTTATGGCGAGAAGCAAGCGCTCCACCGCATACACGTCGAGATCGCCCACCGACAGGTGACGTCCCTGATCGGGCCGAGCGGCTGCGGGAAGAGTACGTTCCTGCGGACGCTCAACCGGATGAACGACCGCATTCCAGGGTTCAGGGCCAGGGGATCCATTCGCGTACTTGGCCGCGACCCCTACGAGCGGAAGACCGATCTGCTGTCGCTACGCCGCAACGTGGGAATGGTCTTTCAAAAGCCGAATCCCTTTCCAAAGACCATTTTCGAGAACGTGGCCCTCGGACCGCGGATGCACTATGGCATGAAGGGAAGCGAGCTGGAAGGGATTGTCGAAAGCGCCCTTCGGGAAGCGGCACTCTGGGGCGAGGTGAAGGACGACCTTCGTCGGAAATCCGGCCTGGCGCTATCGGGCGGCCAGCAGCAGCGCCTTTGCATCGCCCGGATGCTTGCCGTCAAGCCGGAAGTGATCTTGATGGACGAGCCTTGCAGCGCCCTCGATCCCATCAGCACCGCAAAAATCGAGGAGCTCATTGTTAAGCTCTCGCAAGACCACACCTTGGTGGTGGTTACGCACAACCTGCAGCAAGCCGAGCGCATAAGCCACCATGCCGCGTTCTTCATGTTCGGCGAGTTGGTCGAAGCTGGCGAAAGCAGGCAGGTCTTCAACGACCCGACCCACGCCAGTACGAAGGATTACGTTAGCGGACGCTTCGGATAG